taaacaaattcaaaatatacgaGAATATGAAAGACAATCTTGATAgccacaattttcccgtatgtttggataacgtgccgctattaagtcTACCCTCATTCTGAACACGATTTTTAAACAGAGTAATTTAGTTGTGAAGTAGAGTCCATCACATTATTTTTctccaaaccaaatttgaaatctaaatctttaacccaatttttagaattcaattccaaaaaatctcaaaattggatgCTTACTTTACAGCGGCTCCAAATATCGTGGAAAGCGACGCAGCAGCATTGGCGCGAGATCCACTGACATCCAGATGATTTACTTCCTCAATGCAATGATGAGAAGATACCGagagaaaccaaaaaaacagCACCAGCACACATCTAAACAGCCTGGTCTCGCCCTAAGGACATTTGGAAGCACACTCGCGCGCGATCTTTCGTCACAAGTCACAATTTTATCGGATGTAGGTACGCATCGCGCAAACTTCGACCAACTACTAACCAAACTGGCTGGCGTATGGTTTGCCGGTTGGCATCTGCTGCtccgagataaaaaaaaatgccgaaaatgCAACAGAAACATGGAGAGAGCAAATGGTTTATGGTAGGGTGGTTGCAATTTTGGAACCCTTTGTTCGGGTAGGTACCCTATTTTGCATATGGTTGACGTTGTTCTTTGCCGAaaagatattttcaaactttgtattcgaattcagaaattttaaagcaaaaaaaaaaaatttaaaaaaaagcagaaatCAAACTGCGAAAGTTTGAATGAGGGCTCGAGGGCTGAATTACAAATGTTTGAAAACCGATTTTGAttatagttcaaaatttttcttaggaaaacaaatttaacttcCAAGTATAGAATCAAGTTTCAGGTTCAGGAATGGATCAACATTTATAATCTAAAATTCGGAAAATACcagtaaaatttataattagaaATTAAAGAAGTTCGGGATAGAAATCCTCTTAAGGATAAATGTGAAAATTTCCATAGCAATAATTAAGCACGTTGGCGATAGAATGGAACCACCGCACTTGCAAGTGATTTAAACCGGAATTGAGCTAAATCAACGCATCCGAAACACGAGGGAAACGCATTTCCTGCTCTGTTTGTCCACACCAATGTAGAGCATACAGATTTCTGGAGAATATCGACAGCAAGCAataacgacgacgacaacggcAACAAGCATTTGGCTGTGATTCAGATAGCCGAGCATAGATTAGCCAACACAGGCGGTCGTTATGTTTTCGTTGCGGTGTTTCCGACTGtggcatattttcaaattttaatcgaGACATTCtaattgaatgattttctgaTTGAAACCCGAAGAGGATTCTACTACATCATAAAAAAGTTTCCtttaagaaaaattagaaaagaaaCGGGTTTGCTGCacaaaaacgataatttttacTACAGAATTTGGATAAAAAGAAGTCAAAGCTAAATgagcatttttcaaattattgtgcTACTTCTTCAGGTGCTGGTTCTTCTGCCTCTGCTGCAGGTTCCGGAGGTGGTTCGACAGTTCCTTCGACAACTTCTTCGACTACCGGACCACCTTCAGCCTCCTCAGCCGGAGCTGTTACGTTTTCATCAACGGCTTCTTGTGGTACGTTTTCTTCAACAGGAACTTCTTCAGGAGAGATCTCTGCCACAACTTCAGCAGCTTCTTCTGTAGGGGGATTTTCGCCAGTCTCTGGAATCTCCACCGGTTCTCCAACAACCTCTTCCACAACGCCTGGTAACTGTTCCTCAGCTTCTTCTCCTTCTGGTACCGGAGTAGTTGGCCGAACGGATTCCTGAATTTCGGACTTCTTTTTGCCCTTCCCTTTCATAATCTCGTTCAACTTTGTTGGTCTCGGTGGTGGGTGAAGCCTCAGTTGGGCTGGAACCTCATCGTCGTTGTACAAACGATCACTAAAATAGATCCGCTTCACCCGAATGTTGGCATGAATCTGTAGCCGAACCGTTTCAATGTAGTTCGTCCCGTAGGCTCGCCGGGTGAAATCGGCCAAATTAAATTGAATCTGGTTCCATCCGGGAGTCAGCGCCAAAGGCATAACGGTGCAAAAATTGTCAACCCGTGTAGAGCTTTGATAGTTCGATGCCCGGAATCTACGCATCAAGTTTCTATCATCcaatatctaaaatttaaaagtttagacaattataattattattcctataaaaaataaacttctcaCTTGGATTTCAAAAGAGAAAaactttctcaaatttttcactaGCAGCACCAAAAATGGAAGCTTTACGCCCAAAGAGGGGCAGGGCCTTCTAGGGGCCACCATGTAGGTCGTCGCCACATTGGATCCCATCAGTTCGTACGACATCAGCTTCAGATCTTCGTCCGTTACCCGTTTGGAGTGGCCATTTTTGGTGACCACGTCCCATATTTCGAGCGGTTTGCTGCCACTGCTGGAGAATACCGTAAGAAATCCGCTCTGATAGGTGTTGCGAAACATAATACAAGATAAATACAATAAATATGACACACGTTTGAATACGACTGCTGGGATGTTTTGTGTCTGGTGTTTATGTTACTgctgaataatttcaaattattttttggattaaagtcaaagaaaatttagtaacattgaataaatatcatttggatTGAATGCATGTTTCACTTTTCCTGTCTGAACTGAACTCCTGTGCCAGTTTTCAGCTTTCTACGTCTTTTTTTTAGTTAGTAActacaggtggtaaatcccggtttacggattgtattccaaggcacggcgttCCACCGAGTCACCCCAGTTTGCTACCCTGGGTCcaaatgggaagactcatgatatactccgtgtttacctcctactccctaaactcctaCTGGGACCACAGACctagttcccacctcgaactgtttaacacACTGTGTTTCAATATTGGGTGGTCTATCCACACTAGTGCGcttcaaggcaatactcattaacgaaaccactttcagcaaaaactCTTATCTTTGCTACACGACGTCTGAACTCTCCTcaaacgacttgagaaccgacatctcctcgcaatgactcgagattcccacataaaCCTCTTCTTGGCGCGACTCGAGCCTggtctctcctctaacgactcgaaatccgacccctcctcgcttcgactcgaggttgacctctcctctgcaccattcaaggcccgatctctcctctagcgtctcgagatctgacctcttatcgtaatgactcgaggtaacCACTCAtgcccctcctcttgttgattaaaTGCTTGATTCCTCCTTTTGCGTTTTGATGCCTGACCGCATATCTTAAAGAcacggggttgaccacacaaacctctcctcctgaagattcgaggcctgacctctcctctaacaacTCCAAACCCGATctcttatctccaggattcgaggtttgccatCTTTATGCCCATTGTGTGCCGATCGCTTATCCTAGAATCGCGGCTATCACAGCACACGTGCGGaacttaacgcaactactcggatgatctccgacgaagacgtcatcggGACTTTGAATGCTACGACTCAGGTGTTTCCCAacagtgacgacatcctacaccgactctacccgtgggtatctcCAGATAGTGGTTTACCTCCTTCTTACGAGGTCCACTACGAgaaaggtattgtcttatcccgAACTTTCCCCGTAAGAAGCGgcactactcagatactccccggCGGTGGGGTATTCTACACCTGTTAGCGGCGCACCCATGACCttcgctacgcagaagatgatgccatatctttgtagcttcgatcaagagACCGGatgcacactactcagatgctccccggtGATGGAGTCAATCTACACTGTTCACGTAGGATGTCCTCCCCGGCGCTCTAGATCTAGGCTAAGCCTATCGTCGTTAGGTCATGTGCCTCGTGAAGCCTGCCCAAGAAGAACACAGCAATGAAGTTATTGATCCTATTTTCATCAGAGACTGAAACAACTGTAATCACATATGAACGGACCGTACTGATTTTTTGGAACCAGAATGCCAATTACCCTTTGATTTCATTGGCATTTGGGTATCAAAACGTCAGTGTTTTACTAaaatgtcagttcggaaattttCGTCTATTTCATACCTCTGACTTTAATCATGCTAGGCATCAATAAATGTCAACCACAACAATCTTCTTCACAAAGGAACGAAACAGAACAAACTCGTGCTCCTCTGTATTGCTTCTCTATACAATTTTCAGCTTATATGTTAGTTACTTCTTGGAAAAAAAGGTTACAAGGCAGGTTACCCATGCAGGAGTGATAGTTCGAGGGACTGATTAGTTGGTGCGATGTTAACGGCATCGTCTTCTGCCGGTGCTACGCTCCAGAAAGATTAACACCTAAATTATGCAGCGCTCCCGTCGCCTATTGGAGATAGTAGAGGTTGGAACCATCAGCACCTATCACCTAGCATAAGGTATACCGGACAAAATGTCAGTGATTGATGTCACTTTTTCGAGACCATAATTGGACACTGAGATGAGCGGAAAACTGTGTGACCGATTAGACGTATACAGCGGTCACCACGTGATCTATTATTATAGTGAGTAGCCCGGAGCTCTGTAGTTGCAAGGCAGCCACTGGTCCAAGAACGGGGATGAAAACCGGAAGTTGTTCGCACAGAAAACTGTGTCAAAGTTATAAATATGAGAGTATCTCAAGTCCGTTACGCTTAGCAGCTTTCTGAAATTATGGCGCGACGATAAAAGTGTGGGGCATCACCATGTCCAGAATAGTTCTACCCATGCGATGCTGACGAACGACTTACTAGTGGACTTCATTAAGAAGTTGCCGCTGCTAGCTGCCTTAAAGCCAAGCGACGAGTTGAAGAAACGATGCCTTTTACCGAGCAGCCATATAAGCATCTAAGGGATAAGATAGGAAAACTGCTACACTGCGCTGTGCCAGATTGTAGCTAACCCATGAAGTCAAGTCTATAGAGATTGCCCAAGCTGTGCAAGACTTCGAAGTTGGTCTAATTAGCGAAGACCTTAAACCTCCTGAGCATCCAGCATCGAACAGACCCATTTATTTGGTGGGTATCCTAGGCAAACTGCG
This sequence is a window from Uranotaenia lowii strain MFRU-FL chromosome 3, ASM2978415v1, whole genome shotgun sequence. Protein-coding genes within it:
- the LOC129758805 gene encoding uncharacterized protein LOC129758805, which produces MFRNTYQSGFLTVFSSSGSKPLEIWDVVTKNGHSKRVTDEDLKLMSYELMGSNVATTYMVAPRRPCPSLGVKLPFLVLLVKNLRKFFSFEIQILDDRNLMRRFRASNYQSSTRVDNFCTVMPLALTPGWNQIQFNLADFTRRAYGTNYIETVRLQIHANIRVKRIYFSDRLYNDDEVPAQLRLHPPPRPTKLNEIMKGKGKKKSEIQESVRPTTPVPEGEEAEEQLPGVVEEVVGEPVEIPETGENPPTEEAAEVVAEISPEEVPVEENVPQEAVDENVTAPAEEAEGGPVVEEVVEGTVEPPPEPAAEAEEPAPEEVAQ